GCTCAGCCATGTCCTTCGCCCCAAGAGCCGGGACGGCTTTTGGCTCTCGCCCCTGCGGCCGAAGGTGGAAGAGGTCTATTCCCGCCGCTACCGCACGGTCCTTTCGCGCCGCAAGGGGCGTTGAGTTTCCTTTTCTTCTCGGATGAAAATTCCGGCGGCCGGTGGTAAAAAAAACCATGGCCCCTATGCTCCAACTCATCCTCGGCGGCGCCCGTTCGGGAAAATCCCGTTTTGCCCTGCACCAAGGGGGGGAGGACGCCTTCCCGGAAAAGATCTTCCTCGCGACCGCTTCCGCCGGTGACGAGGAAATGTCGTCCCGCATCGAACGGCACAAACGCGAAAGACCCTCCGGATGGACGACCCTGGAGGAACCTTACCACCTAAAGAAGGCGCTCGTTCGGTCCGCTTCCCATGAGGACAGTTTGGTGGTCGTGGATTGCGTAACACTTTGGATCTCCAACCTCCTTTGTGGAATGGGCGGGAAAAA
This bacterium DNA region includes the following protein-coding sequences:
- the cobU gene encoding bifunctional adenosylcobinamide kinase/adenosylcobinamide-phosphate guanylyltransferase, with protein sequence MLQLILGGARSGKSRFALHQGGEDAFPEKIFLATASAGDEEMSSRIERHKRERPSGWTTLEEPYHLKKALVRSASHEDSLVVVDCVTLWISNLLCGMGGKKLTAAETESEVVALLGALSSLKGNLRIVSNEVGLGLVPDNPLGRQFRDLQGLFNQNVAKAAREVFLITAGIPQKLK